In Achromobacter spanius, the following proteins share a genomic window:
- a CDS encoding IS256 family transposase: MPMKKRRTAAAQAAARGPLPEVPAELLDHLVKGPMTPSEVQDLFLSFQKAVIERTMAAEMNLHLGYRPGEDKPEGQANERNGASGKTVLTEHGPVRVELPRDRDGSFAPILIPKHERRFTGFDDRIIAMYARGMSVREIQAFLAESYGTEVSPDFISSVTDEVMTETIAWQNRPLEAMYPVVFFDALRVKIRDDGGVSNKAVYLALGVQADGQRDVLGLWVEQTEGAKFWLKVFNDLKTRGCQDILIAVVDGLKGLADAIGAAFPRTTVQTCIVHLIRNSLDYAGWKDRKAVAAALRPIYAAASEQAAEQALQTFADGPWGIKYPTIVQAWQRAWENVTPFFVFPPDIRRVIYTTNAIESLNMQLRKIIKTRGHFPNDEAAIKLLWLALRNVLAKSVRATFDWKAAMNQFAILFGERFTAVRG, from the coding sequence ATGCCGATGAAGAAGAGACGCACAGCAGCTGCTCAGGCAGCGGCCCGCGGGCCGCTGCCTGAAGTGCCGGCCGAGTTGCTGGATCATCTGGTCAAGGGACCGATGACGCCCAGCGAGGTTCAAGACCTGTTCCTGTCGTTCCAGAAGGCCGTGATCGAGCGGACGATGGCCGCAGAGATGAATTTGCATCTGGGATATCGGCCAGGCGAGGACAAGCCCGAAGGCCAGGCCAACGAGCGCAACGGCGCCAGTGGCAAGACGGTGCTGACCGAGCATGGCCCGGTGCGCGTGGAACTGCCGCGCGACCGGGACGGCTCCTTCGCGCCGATCCTGATCCCCAAGCACGAGCGGCGCTTCACCGGGTTCGATGACCGGATCATTGCCATGTACGCCCGGGGCATGAGCGTGCGCGAGATCCAGGCGTTCCTGGCCGAGAGCTACGGCACCGAGGTCTCGCCTGACTTCATCAGCTCGGTCACCGACGAGGTCATGACCGAAACCATCGCCTGGCAGAACCGGCCACTGGAGGCGATGTACCCGGTGGTGTTCTTCGATGCGTTGCGGGTCAAGATCCGTGACGACGGCGGGGTCAGCAACAAGGCGGTGTATCTGGCGCTGGGCGTGCAGGCCGACGGCCAGCGCGACGTGCTGGGCCTATGGGTTGAGCAGACCGAAGGGGCCAAGTTCTGGCTCAAGGTCTTCAATGACCTGAAGACCCGTGGCTGCCAGGACATCCTGATCGCGGTCGTCGACGGCCTGAAGGGCCTGGCCGATGCTATTGGCGCAGCCTTCCCGCGCACGACGGTACAGACCTGCATCGTGCATCTGATCCGCAACAGCCTGGATTACGCGGGATGGAAAGACCGCAAGGCAGTGGCCGCTGCCCTGCGTCCGATCTACGCTGCCGCCAGCGAACAAGCGGCCGAGCAGGCGCTGCAAACGTTCGCCGATGGACCCTGGGGGATCAAGTACCCAACGATCGTCCAGGCCTGGCAGCGGGCCTGGGAGAACGTCACGCCGTTCTTCGTCTTTCCGCCAGACATCAGACGCGTGATTTACACCACAAACGCCATTGAAAGTTTGAACATGCAGTTGCGCAAGATCATCAAGACGCGGGGGCACTTCCCCAACGATGAGGCCGCCATCAAGCTCCTATGGCTGGCGCTACGCAATGTGCTGGCCAAGTCCGTCAGGGCGACCTTCGACTGGAAAGCCGCCATGAACCAGTTTGCTATCCTGTTCGGTGAACGGTTTACTGCGGTGCGGGGATAA
- the atzF gene encoding allophanate hydrolase: MNAAATQTSPIGWTIAQWQAAYREGGAQPETLLADYAAPQDGPVDNAWIQRVDRVTLDEQLDGLRLMLAAAGGDLARLPLYGVPFAIKDNIDAAGWPTTAACPEFAYTPGEDATVVQRLRAAGAILIGKTNLDQFATGLVGTRSPHGAVANTFNADYVSGGSSSGSASVVARGIAAFSLGTDTAGSGRVPAGFNNIVGLKPTKGWLSTAGVVPACRTLDCVSIFALTVADAELVAEVAGGFDERDPYSRKMPAGASLPWPRAPKLAIPATLEFFGDAQAATVFDDAVRALKATGAEVETIDFAPFNELAALLYQGPWVAERFAAVEDLWKQTPDVINPVVRGIVEQAANYSALDAFKAEYRRADLTRRIHQALAGFDALVVPTSPSIYTIAQLQADPVTLNSRLGVYTNFANLADLSALAVPAGMRADGLPSGITLIGLAWQDRALAQFGRLWQAQRGLPLGATGAPLPAGMDVATPPADTVRVAVVGAHLTGMPLNHQLTSRNAVLVEKTRTAGDYRLYALANTTPPKPGLVKSESGAPIEVELWDVPVTAFGAFVAEIPAPLGIGTLELEDGRLVKGFICEPRGLDGARDITTFGGWRAYLASLSATPSAAAGANATPR; this comes from the coding sequence ATGAACGCCGCAGCAACGCAGACGAGCCCCATCGGTTGGACCATCGCGCAATGGCAAGCCGCCTATCGCGAAGGCGGGGCCCAGCCCGAAACGCTTTTGGCGGACTACGCCGCGCCGCAAGACGGGCCCGTGGACAACGCCTGGATACAGCGGGTGGACCGCGTCACGCTGGATGAACAGTTGGACGGGCTGCGGCTGATGCTGGCCGCCGCCGGCGGCGACCTGGCGCGCCTGCCGCTGTATGGCGTGCCCTTCGCCATCAAGGACAACATCGACGCGGCCGGCTGGCCCACCACCGCCGCCTGCCCCGAATTTGCCTACACGCCGGGCGAGGATGCGACCGTGGTGCAGCGCCTGCGCGCGGCGGGCGCCATCCTGATCGGCAAGACCAATCTGGACCAGTTCGCCACCGGCCTGGTGGGCACGCGCTCGCCGCATGGCGCGGTGGCCAACACCTTCAACGCCGACTACGTCAGCGGCGGCTCAAGCTCCGGTTCCGCGTCGGTGGTGGCGCGTGGCATCGCGGCGTTTTCCTTGGGCACCGATACGGCGGGCTCGGGCCGCGTGCCGGCGGGCTTCAACAACATCGTGGGTCTGAAGCCGACCAAGGGCTGGCTCAGCACGGCAGGCGTGGTGCCGGCGTGCCGCACGCTGGATTGCGTGTCGATCTTTGCGCTGACCGTGGCCGATGCCGAACTGGTGGCCGAGGTGGCGGGCGGCTTTGACGAACGCGATCCCTATTCGCGCAAGATGCCTGCCGGCGCCTCGCTGCCCTGGCCGCGCGCGCCCAAGCTGGCCATCCCCGCCACGCTGGAATTCTTCGGCGACGCGCAGGCGGCCACGGTGTTCGACGACGCCGTGCGCGCCTTGAAGGCCACCGGCGCCGAGGTGGAAACGATAGACTTCGCGCCCTTCAATGAACTGGCCGCGCTGCTGTATCAAGGGCCGTGGGTGGCCGAACGGTTCGCGGCGGTGGAAGACCTGTGGAAGCAGACGCCGGACGTCATCAACCCCGTCGTGCGCGGCATCGTCGAGCAAGCCGCGAACTACAGCGCGCTGGATGCCTTCAAGGCAGAATACCGCCGCGCCGATCTGACGCGGCGCATCCATCAGGCGCTGGCGGGCTTTGATGCGCTGGTGGTGCCCACCTCACCGTCCATCTACACCATCGCGCAGCTTCAAGCCGACCCGGTCACGCTGAATTCGCGGCTGGGTGTCTATACCAACTTTGCCAACCTGGCCGACTTGTCGGCGCTGGCGGTGCCGGCCGGCATGCGCGCCGACGGCCTGCCGTCGGGCATCACGCTGATCGGCCTGGCCTGGCAGGACCGCGCGCTGGCGCAGTTCGGCCGCCTGTGGCAAGCGCAGCGTGGCCTGCCGCTGGGCGCCACGGGCGCGCCGCTGCCGGCCGGCATGGACGTGGCGACCCCGCCCGCCGACACCGTGCGCGTGGCGGTGGTGGGCGCGCACCTGACCGGCATGCCGCTGAACCATCAACTGACATCGCGCAATGCGGTGCTGGTGGAAAAGACCCGCACGGCGGGCGACTACCGCCTGTATGCCTTGGCCAACACCACGCCGCCCAAGCCGGGGCTGGTGAAGTCCGAGTCCGGCGCGCCGATTGAAGTGGAACTGTGGGATGTGCCGGTGACGGCGTTCGGCGCCTTCGTGGCCGAGATTCCCGCGCCCTTGGGCATCGGCACGCTGGAGCTGGAAGACGGCCGCCTGGTCAAGGGCTTCATCTGCGAACCGCGCGGCCTGGATGGCGCGCGCGACATCACCACCTTTGGCGGCTGGCGCGCTTATCTGGCGAGTCTTAGTGCTACCCCCAGTGCTGCCGCCGGCGCCAACGCCACCCCCCGCTAA
- the uca gene encoding urea carboxylase translates to MFDTVLIANRGEIAVRAIRTLKRLGIRSVAVYSDPDRNAAHVREADVAVALGGEKAVDSYLRMDLLLAAAREHGAQAIYPGYGFLSESAEFAEACEAAGIAFVGPTPLQIREFGLKHRSRELAAEAGVPMTPGTGLLASLGEALLHAERIGYPVMLKSTAGGGGIGLSRCENEAELTVAFDSVQRMGEHFFRDGGAFIERYVDNARHVEVQIFGDGAGRVLALGERDCSVQRRNQKVIEETPAPLLPAATRAALLAAAVQLGESVNYRSAGTVEFIYDPARDSFYFLEVNTRLQVEHPVTEAVTGLDLVECMLRVAAGEALDIAAMSRAPQGASIEVRLYAEDPLRQFQPSPGVLTEVSFPEGVRVDGWVATGTDVPAFYDPMLAKLIVHADTRDAALDKLADALARTRLHGIATNLDYLRQIVADARFRAGKLSTRFLESFTYRPAAIEVLEAGTYTSVQDYPGRTGYWDIGVPPSGPMDDYAFRLANRIVGNAPDAAGIEATLIGPTLRFHGDAIVALTGAECAATLDGEPVPMWQPIAVRSGQVLATGRALSGCRSYLAVRNGLDVPVYLGSRSTFALGQFGGHAGRTLRVGDMLPLVRPELGEAGAAVPVAEPMPAPAELIPTYGNTWEIGVLYGPHGAPDFFQPEAIDTFFAADWEVHYNSNRLGVRLIGPKPTWARENGGEAGLHPSNIHDCEYAIGSINFTGDSPVILTRDGPSLGGFVCPVTIARAELWKVGQVKPGDRIRFVRMDYPQAVALEAAQDQSVAALSAVAPTATAPSPVPATVSETIVAALPAEGSRPSVSYRQAGDGYLLLEYGDNVLDLALRMRIHLLMEALNADPIAGVQELSPGVRSLQIRYDSRQILQGALIERLLKIEAGLADVATLKVPTRVVYLPMAFEDSATLGAVQRYQETVRANAPWLPNNVDFIQRINGLASRNDVRDIVFDASYLIMGLGDVYLGAPCAVPIDPRHRLLTSKYNPARTFTAEGTVGIGGVYMCIYGMDSPGGYQLVGRTLPIWNKFLKNPVFQDGKPWLLRFFDQVRFYPVTEAELDVLREDFREGRATVRIEEEVFDFAAHQRFLAEQADSIAVFQTRQKSAFDAEVALWKSEDVAVEQEAPAQEAEADTALREGERLVSADMCGNIWKIPVQVGQSVSAGDTLVVVEAMKMELSVIAPASGTVTAIRCVPGKPVNAGDPLVVLAEDATCTVAG, encoded by the coding sequence GTGTTCGATACCGTTCTGATTGCCAACCGCGGCGAGATCGCCGTCCGCGCCATCCGCACCCTGAAGCGGCTGGGCATCCGCAGTGTGGCCGTGTATTCCGACCCCGACCGCAACGCCGCGCACGTGCGCGAGGCCGATGTGGCCGTGGCCTTGGGCGGAGAAAAAGCCGTCGACAGCTACTTGCGCATGGACCTGCTGCTGGCGGCCGCGCGCGAGCACGGCGCACAAGCCATCTACCCCGGCTATGGGTTCCTGTCCGAAAGCGCGGAATTCGCCGAAGCCTGCGAAGCGGCGGGCATTGCGTTCGTGGGCCCCACGCCCTTGCAGATCCGCGAGTTCGGGCTGAAGCACCGTTCCCGCGAACTGGCGGCCGAAGCGGGCGTGCCGATGACGCCGGGCACGGGGCTCTTGGCCAGCCTGGGTGAAGCGCTGTTGCACGCGGAACGCATCGGCTACCCGGTCATGCTCAAGAGCACGGCGGGCGGCGGCGGCATCGGCTTGTCGCGCTGCGAGAACGAAGCGGAACTGACCGTGGCGTTCGACAGCGTGCAACGCATGGGCGAACACTTCTTCCGTGATGGCGGTGCGTTCATCGAACGCTATGTGGACAACGCGCGCCACGTGGAAGTGCAGATCTTCGGCGATGGCGCGGGCCGCGTGCTGGCGCTGGGCGAACGCGATTGCTCGGTGCAGCGGCGCAATCAGAAAGTGATCGAGGAAACGCCCGCGCCGCTGCTGCCGGCCGCGACACGCGCGGCCTTGCTGGCGGCGGCCGTGCAGTTGGGCGAGTCGGTGAACTACCGTTCCGCCGGCACCGTTGAATTCATCTACGACCCGGCCCGCGACAGCTTTTATTTTCTGGAGGTCAACACGCGCTTGCAGGTCGAGCATCCGGTGACGGAGGCCGTTACGGGCCTGGACCTGGTGGAATGCATGCTGCGCGTGGCCGCGGGCGAAGCGCTGGATATCGCCGCGATGTCGCGCGCGCCGCAGGGTGCATCCATCGAAGTGCGCCTGTACGCTGAAGACCCGCTGCGCCAGTTCCAGCCGTCGCCGGGCGTGCTGACCGAGGTGTCCTTCCCTGAAGGCGTGCGGGTGGATGGCTGGGTGGCGACCGGCACCGACGTGCCGGCGTTCTACGACCCCATGCTGGCCAAGCTGATCGTGCACGCGGACACGCGCGATGCGGCCTTGGACAAGCTGGCGGACGCCTTGGCGCGCACGCGGCTGCACGGCATTGCCACCAACCTGGATTACCTGCGCCAGATCGTTGCCGACGCACGCTTCCGCGCCGGCAAGCTGTCCACGCGCTTCCTGGAAAGCTTCACGTATCGGCCCGCCGCCATTGAAGTGCTGGAGGCCGGCACCTATACCAGCGTGCAGGATTATCCTGGCCGCACCGGCTACTGGGACATCGGCGTGCCGCCCTCGGGCCCGATGGACGACTATGCCTTCCGTTTGGCCAACCGCATCGTCGGCAATGCGCCGGACGCGGCCGGCATCGAGGCCACGCTGATCGGGCCGACCTTGCGCTTTCACGGCGACGCCATCGTGGCGCTGACCGGCGCCGAATGCGCCGCCACGCTGGACGGCGAACCCGTGCCGATGTGGCAGCCGATTGCCGTGCGTTCGGGTCAGGTGCTGGCCACCGGCCGCGCGCTGTCGGGCTGCCGCAGCTACCTGGCCGTGCGCAACGGGCTGGACGTGCCGGTTTACCTGGGCAGCCGCTCGACCTTTGCGCTGGGCCAATTCGGCGGACACGCCGGCCGCACGCTGCGCGTGGGCGACATGCTGCCCTTGGTGCGGCCCGAGCTGGGCGAGGCGGGTGCTGCCGTGCCCGTGGCAGAGCCGATGCCCGCACCGGCCGAGCTGATTCCCACCTACGGCAACACCTGGGAAATCGGTGTGCTGTACGGCCCGCACGGCGCGCCGGACTTCTTCCAGCCCGAAGCCATCGACACCTTCTTCGCGGCGGATTGGGAAGTGCATTACAACTCGAACCGCCTGGGCGTGCGCCTGATCGGCCCCAAGCCCACCTGGGCGCGCGAGAACGGCGGTGAGGCGGGCCTGCACCCGTCCAATATCCACGATTGCGAATACGCCATCGGCAGCATCAATTTCACGGGCGACAGCCCCGTCATCCTGACGCGCGACGGCCCCAGCCTGGGCGGCTTTGTGTGCCCCGTCACCATCGCGCGCGCCGAACTGTGGAAGGTGGGCCAGGTGAAGCCGGGCGACCGCATCCGCTTCGTGCGCATGGACTATCCGCAAGCCGTGGCGCTGGAAGCCGCGCAAGACCAAAGCGTGGCGGCGCTGTCGGCGGTAGCGCCTACGGCAACGGCGCCATCGCCCGTGCCCGCCACGGTGTCCGAAACCATCGTCGCCGCCTTGCCGGCCGAGGGCTCGCGCCCGTCGGTGTCGTACCGCCAGGCGGGCGACGGCTACCTGCTGCTGGAATACGGCGACAACGTGCTGGACCTGGCGCTGCGCATGCGCATTCACTTGCTGATGGAGGCGTTGAACGCCGACCCGATCGCGGGCGTGCAGGAATTGTCGCCGGGCGTGCGCTCGTTGCAGATCCGCTATGACAGCCGCCAGATTCTGCAAGGCGCGTTGATCGAACGCTTGTTGAAGATCGAGGCCGGCCTGGCCGACGTGGCCACGCTGAAGGTGCCCACGCGCGTGGTCTACCTGCCCATGGCCTTCGAGGATTCGGCCACGCTGGGCGCGGTGCAGCGCTATCAGGAAACCGTGCGCGCCAACGCGCCCTGGCTGCCGAACAATGTGGACTTCATCCAGCGTATCAACGGGCTGGCCAGCCGCAACGACGTGCGCGACATTGTGTTCGACGCCAGCTATCTGATCATGGGCTTGGGCGACGTGTATCTGGGCGCGCCTTGCGCGGTGCCGATCGATCCGCGCCATCGCCTGCTGACGTCCAAGTACAACCCGGCGCGCACGTTCACGGCGGAAGGCACGGTGGGCATCGGCGGCGTGTACATGTGCATCTACGGCATGGATTCGCCGGGCGGGTATCAGTTGGTCGGCCGCACCTTGCCCATCTGGAACAAGTTCTTGAAGAATCCGGTGTTCCAGGATGGCAAGCCGTGGCTGTTGCGCTTCTTTGATCAGGTGCGCTTCTACCCGGTTACCGAGGCCGAGCTGGACGTGCTGCGCGAAGACTTCCGCGAAGGGCGCGCGACGGTGCGCATTGAAGAAGAAGTGTTTGACTTCGCCGCGCACCAGCGCTTCCTGGCCGAGCAGGCGGACAGCATTGCCGTGTTCCAGACGCGCCAGAAAAGCGCCTTCGACGCCGAAGTGGCGTTGTGGAAGAGCGAAGACGTGGCGGTGGAGCAAGAGGCGCCGGCTCAAGAGGCCGAGGCCGATACGGCGCTGCGCGAGGGCGAACGCCTGGTCAGCGCGGATATGTGCGGCAACATCTGGAAGATTCCGGTCCAGGTGGGGCAGAGCGTATCGGCGGGCGACACGCTGGTGGTGGTCGAGGCCATGAAGATGGAGCTGTCGGTGATTGCGCCCGCGTCGGGCACGGTCACGGCGATTCGCTGTGTGCCGGGCAAGCCGGTGAACGCGGGCGACCCCTTGGTGGTGCTGGCGGAAGACGCCACCTGCACCGTGGCGGGATGA
- a CDS encoding RNA polymerase sigma factor: MRADDEALILACIPSLRRYARGLTGDPHRADDLVQDTLERAWSRYSRWQKRGELRAWMFGIMHNHFIDGVRANNRRADQTAPGDLPDLPVRATQTDQLEVRDLDRCLQALPPEQREVLLLICVEDLSYQDTARVLDVPIGTVMSRLSRAREKLAALMRGHDSVSRLHRVK; this comes from the coding sequence ATGCGCGCCGACGACGAGGCCCTGATCCTGGCCTGCATCCCCAGCCTGCGGCGATACGCCCGCGGGCTGACGGGCGACCCGCATCGGGCCGATGACCTGGTTCAGGACACGTTGGAGCGCGCCTGGAGCCGCTATTCGCGATGGCAAAAACGCGGCGAGCTGCGGGCCTGGATGTTCGGCATCATGCACAACCATTTCATCGACGGCGTGCGCGCCAACAACCGGCGGGCGGATCAGACCGCCCCGGGCGACCTGCCCGACCTGCCGGTGCGCGCCACGCAGACCGACCAGTTGGAGGTGCGCGACCTGGACCGCTGCCTGCAAGCCCTGCCTCCCGAGCAGCGGGAAGTGCTGTTGCTGATCTGCGTGGAAGACCTGTCCTACCAGGACACCGCGCGCGTGCTGGACGTGCCCATCGGCACGGTCATGTCCCGGCTGTCGCGCGCCCGTGAGAAGTTGGCTGCGCTGATGCGCGGACACGATTCGGTCAGCCGCTTGCATCGCGTGAAATGA
- a CDS encoding GntR family transcriptional regulator: MMRLESVQVSPAIRQAPALAGSLADQAYQRIKDDLFDFRMLPGERFTEADLVARLGVSRTPVRLGLARLEREGFVLASPRSGWQVRPFDFERFEALYDVRVVLEQAAVDKLCTREQMDESGILGALKDVWLVPPPQRILDGRLVAQLDEAFHCSLVAAAGNPEMAQIHRDVTEKIRIVRRLDFTKDFRVDATYDEHAAILRAVLARRGDEAARMLKSHIEMSKAEVRKITLHMLHEAREGGR; this comes from the coding sequence ATGATGCGCCTGGAATCCGTCCAGGTCAGCCCGGCGATCCGACAGGCGCCGGCGCTGGCCGGGTCACTGGCTGACCAGGCGTATCAGCGCATCAAGGACGATTTGTTCGATTTCCGGATGCTGCCGGGTGAACGCTTTACCGAGGCGGATCTGGTGGCGCGGCTGGGTGTCAGCCGCACACCGGTGCGGCTGGGCCTGGCCCGCCTGGAGCGCGAGGGCTTCGTGCTGGCCAGCCCACGCAGCGGCTGGCAGGTGCGGCCTTTTGATTTTGAACGCTTCGAAGCGCTATACGACGTGCGGGTGGTGCTGGAACAGGCGGCGGTGGACAAGCTGTGCACGCGCGAGCAGATGGACGAATCCGGCATTCTGGGTGCGCTGAAGGACGTGTGGCTGGTGCCTCCGCCTCAGCGGATTCTGGACGGGCGGCTGGTGGCGCAGTTGGATGAGGCGTTCCATTGTTCATTGGTGGCGGCGGCCGGGAATCCGGAGATGGCGCAGATACACCGGGACGTGACGGAGAAGATTCGTATTGTGCGACGGCTGGATTTCACGAAGGATTTCCGGGTGGATGCGACGTATGACGAGCATGCAGCGATTTTGCGGGCCGTGCTGGCACGGCGCGGGGATGAGGCGGCAAGGATGCTGAAGTCGCATATTGAGATGAGCAAGGCGGAAGTAAGGAAGATCACGCTGCATATGCTGCATGAGGCAAGGGAAGGGGGGCGGTGA
- a CDS encoding anti-sigma factor family protein — translation MNEKSLHPVPSSGSPITEADLHAYADGQLAPARHAEVDAFLASHPQDQTRVADWQAQRRALHALLDPVLDEPLPLRLPLKAPTRQLPWRALAAGVAIAAVSAGAAWTVRGAMDARHLQTVLATAGPDRAAGGYAQRAAIAHAVYAPDMGRPVEVSADNEKGLVTWLTKRMGAPVRAPSLSQAGYELVGGRLLPGGSGPVAQFMYGGADGQRLTLYVTREAAGGQTAFQFTQEGSVRVFYWVEGQFGYALSGAVSRDELQRVSQEVYRQLQG, via the coding sequence ATGAACGAAAAATCCCTCCATCCGGTGCCCAGCTCGGGCAGTCCCATCACCGAAGCCGATCTGCATGCCTATGCGGACGGCCAGTTGGCCCCTGCCCGCCATGCCGAGGTCGACGCCTTCCTGGCCTCGCATCCGCAGGATCAGACCCGCGTGGCGGACTGGCAGGCGCAACGCCGCGCGCTGCATGCGCTGCTGGATCCGGTGCTGGACGAGCCCTTGCCCTTGCGGCTGCCTCTGAAGGCGCCGACACGGCAGTTGCCGTGGCGTGCATTGGCGGCCGGCGTAGCGATCGCGGCAGTCAGCGCGGGCGCGGCGTGGACGGTACGCGGCGCGATGGATGCGCGCCATCTGCAAACCGTGCTGGCCACCGCCGGCCCGGACCGCGCGGCGGGCGGTTACGCCCAACGCGCCGCCATCGCGCATGCGGTGTATGCCCCCGACATGGGCCGCCCGGTGGAAGTCAGCGCCGACAATGAAAAGGGTTTGGTCACGTGGTTGACCAAGCGCATGGGCGCACCGGTACGGGCGCCATCGCTATCGCAAGCAGGATATGAACTGGTGGGCGGCCGCTTGCTGCCCGGCGGTTCTGGCCCGGTGGCCCAATTCATGTACGGCGGGGCGGACGGCCAAAGGCTGACGTTGTACGTCACCCGCGAAGCCGCGGGCGGGCAGACCGCGTTCCAGTTCACGCAGGAAGGGTCGGTGCGGGTGTTCTATTGGGTGGAAGGCCAGTTCGGCTACGCCCTGTCCGGCGCCGTCAGCCGGGATGAGCTGCAACGCGTATCGCAAGAGGTTTATAGGCAGTTGCAGGGGTAG
- a CDS encoding COG4315 family predicted lipoprotein, whose translation MRTHIAAALVLGSAALFSVGAHAQAVKTQDGILVNSAGMTLYTFDKDAAGKSACNDGCAKVWPPVAAPADAKPMGDMTVITRDDGSKQWAHKGKPVYLYVKDTKPGDKTGDNFKEVWHVIKP comes from the coding sequence ATGCGCACACATATCGCCGCCGCCCTGGTTCTTGGCTCCGCCGCCCTGTTCTCGGTCGGCGCCCACGCCCAAGCCGTCAAAACGCAAGACGGCATCCTGGTCAACAGCGCGGGCATGACGCTCTACACCTTCGACAAAGACGCCGCGGGCAAAAGCGCCTGCAACGACGGGTGCGCCAAGGTCTGGCCGCCCGTCGCCGCCCCCGCCGACGCCAAGCCCATGGGCGACATGACCGTCATCACCCGCGACGACGGCTCCAAGCAATGGGCCCACAAAGGCAAGCCCGTGTACCTGTACGTGAAGGACACCAAGCCGGGCGACAAGACGGGCGACAACTTCAAGGAAGTCTGGCACGTCATCAAGCCCTGA
- the urtA gene encoding urea ABC transporter substrate-binding protein translates to MKRRLALKQLTAVSLLAMSGWMPQVFAAEDTIKVGILHSLSGTMAISETSLKDVALMTIDEINANGGVMGKKLEAVVVDPASNWPLFAEKSRQLLSQDKVAVVFGCWTSVSRKSVLPVFKELNGLLFYPVQYEGEELEKNVFYTGAAPNQQAIPAVEYLMSEDGGGAKRFVLLGTDYVYPRTTNKILRAFLHSKGVKDSDIDEVYTPFGHSDYQTIVANIKKFATGGKTAVISTINGDSNVPFYKELGNAGLKATDVPVVAFSVGEEELRGVDTKPLVGHLAAWNYFQSVKNPVNEDFIKKWKAYAKAKNLPNANTVVTNDPMEATYVGIHMWKQAVEQAKTTDVDKVIAAMGGQKFSAPDGYTIEMDKSNHHLHKPVYIGEIKADGQFNVVWKSKGPIRAQPWSPYIPGNESKQGL, encoded by the coding sequence ATGAAACGCAGACTAGCCCTTAAGCAACTGACCGCCGTGAGCCTGTTGGCCATGTCCGGCTGGATGCCGCAGGTATTCGCCGCCGAAGACACCATCAAGGTCGGCATCCTGCATTCCTTGTCGGGCACCATGGCCATCTCGGAAACGTCGCTGAAAGACGTTGCGCTGATGACCATCGACGAAATCAACGCCAACGGCGGCGTGATGGGCAAGAAGCTGGAAGCCGTGGTGGTGGACCCCGCGTCGAACTGGCCGCTGTTTGCCGAGAAGTCGCGCCAGCTGCTGTCGCAAGACAAGGTGGCGGTGGTGTTCGGCTGCTGGACCTCGGTGTCGCGCAAGTCGGTGCTGCCGGTCTTCAAGGAACTGAACGGCCTGCTCTTCTACCCCGTGCAATACGAAGGCGAAGAGCTTGAGAAGAACGTGTTCTACACCGGCGCCGCGCCCAACCAGCAAGCGATCCCGGCCGTGGAATACCTGATGAGCGAAGACGGCGGCGGCGCCAAGCGCTTCGTGCTGCTGGGCACCGACTACGTCTACCCGCGCACCACCAACAAGATCCTGCGCGCCTTCCTGCATTCCAAGGGCGTGAAGGACAGCGACATCGACGAGGTCTACACGCCGTTTGGTCACTCCGACTACCAGACCATCGTCGCCAACATCAAGAAGTTCGCCACCGGCGGCAAGACGGCCGTCATCTCGACCATCAACGGCGATTCGAACGTGCCCTTCTACAAGGAACTGGGCAACGCCGGCCTGAAGGCCACCGACGTGCCGGTCGTGGCGTTCTCGGTGGGTGAAGAAGAACTGCGCGGCGTGGACACCAAGCCCCTGGTCGGTCACCTGGCGGCATGGAACTACTTCCAGTCGGTGAAGAACCCGGTCAACGAAGACTTCATCAAGAAGTGGAAGGCCTATGCCAAGGCCAAGAACCTGCCCAACGCCAACACGGTCGTGACCAACGACCCGATGGAAGCCACCTACGTCGGCATCCACATGTGGAAGCAGGCCGTGGAACAGGCCAAGACCACCGACGTGGACAAGGTGATCGCGGCGATGGGCGGCCAGAAGTTCAGCGCGCCGGATGGCTACACCATCGAAATGGACAAGAGCAACCACCACCTGCACAAGCCGGTCTACATCGGTGAAATCAAGGCGGACGGCCAGTTCAACGTGGTGTGGAAGAGCAAGGGCCCGATCCGTGCCCAACCCTGGAGCCCGTACATCCCGGGTAATGAAAGCAAGCAAGGCCTCTAA